The proteins below come from a single Rosa rugosa chromosome 2, drRosRugo1.1, whole genome shotgun sequence genomic window:
- the LOC133731764 gene encoding selT-like protein — MVQRICILISQERDTSSSPTLSLSVSEAKAMDRAQIVFLGLPLFLFCFDVLNIFTLRPPPPPPHKAPHHHHHHHLQNKPPPLPKDTLDFPSQKPIAGAVGVGNTVKISFCTSCSYKGTAVTMTKMLEAAYPGIEVVLSNYPPALPKHLLSKLVPVVQFGIFGIVMGGEQLFPMVGMVPPPWFYSLRANRFGTMASTWLLGNALQSFLQGTGAFEVSLNDELIFSKLQEGRFPGEIELRDAIGRKLVNSGITGDGALWT; from the exons ATGGTCCAAAGAATTTGTATCCTCATTAGTCAAGAAAGAGACACTTCTTCGtctccaactctctctctctctgtctctgaaGCAAAGGCCATGGATCGCGCCCAGATCGTTTTTCTAGGGTTACCACTCTTCCTCTTCTGCTTCGATGTCCTTAACATCTTCACTCTCCGACCACCACCGCCTCCTCCTCACAAGgcaccccaccaccaccaccaccaccacctccaaaaCAAACCACCTCCACTCCCTAAAGACACCCTAGACTTCCCCTCACAG AAACCAATCGCTGGAGCAGTGGGGGTCGGCAACACAGTCAAGATTAGTTTCTGCACCTCTTGCTCTTACAA GGGGACTGCAGTAACAATGACCAAGATGCTAGAGGCTGCTTATCCTGGGATTGAAGTTGTTCTTTCAAACTATCCCCCAGCTTTACCAAAGCATCTGCTTAGCAAATTAGTTCCTGTTGTTCAATTTGGAATATTTGGGATTGTCATGGGGGGTGAGCAACTTTTCCCTATGGTGGGGATGGTACCCCCTCCTTGGTTTTACTCTCTGCGTGCGAATAGGTTTGGAACCATGGCATCTACTTGGCTTCTTGGTAATGCATTGCAGTCCTTCCTTCAAGGCACTGGCGCTTTTGAAGTTTCCCTCAACGATGAATTG ATTTTCTCTAAGCTCCAGGAGGGAAGATTTCCAGGAGAGATTGAACTAAGAGATGCCATTGGCAGGAAGTTGGTCAATTCAGGAATCACTGGTGATGGGGCATTATGGACCTAG